A genomic window from Streptococcus sanguinis includes:
- a CDS encoding competence protein ComGF has product MSKNLKVKAFTLLETLVALLVLSGGILVFQAMTQLLSSELHQQENNQQQEWLLFADQLETELSRSQFDKVEDNKIYIRQDGRDLALGKSKGDDFRKTDKSGRGYQPMIYGLEAADVRQEGKLVHLHFRFEKGLEREFVYRVEEES; this is encoded by the coding sequence GTGTCCAAAAACCTTAAAGTCAAGGCTTTTACTCTTTTGGAAACCTTGGTTGCCCTGTTAGTCCTTAGTGGTGGAATACTGGTCTTTCAGGCTATGACCCAGCTCTTATCTTCAGAACTGCATCAGCAGGAGAATAATCAACAGCAAGAGTGGCTTTTGTTTGCCGACCAACTGGAGACGGAGCTTTCGCGAAGTCAATTTGATAAGGTTGAAGACAATAAAATCTACATCAGACAAGATGGCAGAGACCTAGCCTTGGGGAAATCCAAGGGAGATGATTTCCGTAAAACAGATAAGAGTGGTCGCGGCTACCAGCCGATGATTTATGGTTTAGAAGCAGCTGACGTGCGTCAGGAGGGTAAGCTTGTCCATCTTCATTTTCGCTTTGAAAAAGGTTTAGAGAGGGAGTTCGTCTATCGTGTGGAAGAAGAAAGTTGA
- a CDS encoding prepilin-type N-terminal cleavage/methylation domain-containing protein encodes MKKLNTLKVQAFTLVEMLIVLLVISVLLLLFVPNLTKQKDAVSDTGTAAVVKVVESQAELYELKNTNEKASLSKLVSAGNISQKQADSYKAYYGKHSGETQAVAN; translated from the coding sequence ATGAAAAAACTTAATACCTTAAAAGTTCAAGCATTCACCCTTGTGGAAATGCTGATTGTTTTGCTGGTTATCAGCGTGCTCTTGCTGCTCTTTGTGCCTAATCTGACCAAGCAAAAAGATGCTGTTTCAGATACAGGAACGGCAGCGGTGGTCAAGGTGGTAGAAAGCCAGGCGGAGCTCTATGAACTGAAGAATACCAATGAAAAGGCTAGCCTAAGCAAGCTGGTCAGCGCAGGAAATATCAGTCAGAAACAGGCAGATTCTTATAAGGCTTACTATGGAAAACACAGTGGCGAAACTCAAGCGGTTGCCAATTAA
- a CDS encoding DUF1033 family protein, with translation MYCVIEMYGDYEPWWFLDGWEEDVIAKKHFDDYYQALKYYKNRWLQMADQSPLYKSRSDLMTIFWDPEDQRWCEECDENVQQYHSLFLLENDCQIPKSKYRPGYTKQNGLEKHRACSAKLKSAKPL, from the coding sequence ATGTATTGCGTAATTGAGATGTACGGGGACTATGAACCGTGGTGGTTCCTGGATGGCTGGGAAGAAGATGTCATTGCAAAGAAGCACTTCGATGATTATTATCAAGCCCTTAAGTATTATAAAAACCGCTGGTTGCAAATGGCAGACCAGTCACCTCTGTATAAGAGCCGCAGTGATTTAATGACTATTTTTTGGGATCCGGAGGATCAGCGCTGGTGCGAGGAGTGCGATGAGAATGTTCAGCAGTATCACTCGCTGTTTTTGCTGGAGAATGACTGCCAGATTCCTAAGAGCAAGTACCGGCCAGGCTATACTAAGCAGAACGGCCTTGAAAAGCACCGAGCTTGCTCAGCTAAACTAAAATCCGCTAAGCCTCTTTAA
- a CDS encoding competence protein ComGG → MWKKKVEAGILLYALLMAAVFSLLLQFYLNRQVSSQRLQLFNRERTEAYAMAVLTKAGAKEDRGEMMFEQGKASYRKQGKNLEISSQLSSGHSYSFTFSTSKKDEDKAKEDKKATDKKEKAISDEAGKPD, encoded by the coding sequence GTGTGGAAGAAGAAAGTTGAGGCTGGTATTTTACTGTATGCGCTGCTGATGGCCGCTGTCTTTAGCCTGCTCCTGCAGTTTTATCTCAACCGTCAAGTCAGCAGTCAGCGTCTGCAGCTTTTCAACAGGGAAAGGACGGAAGCCTATGCAATGGCAGTTCTGACAAAAGCTGGGGCCAAGGAGGATAGAGGGGAGATGATGTTTGAACAGGGCAAAGCATCCTACAGAAAGCAAGGGAAGAATCTTGAAATCAGCAGTCAGCTCAGCAGCGGTCATTCCTATTCCTTTACTTTTAGTACTTCTAAGAAAGATGAGGATAAAGCAAAGGAAGACAAGAAAGCAACTGACAAAAAGGAGAAAGCGATTTCGGACGAAGCTGGTAAGCCGGACTAA
- a CDS encoding zinc-dependent alcohol dehydrogenase family protein, which yields MKAYTYVKPGLAQFVDVDKPVVRKPTDAIVRMVKTTICGTDLHIIKGDVPACKSGTILGHEGIGIVEEVGDSVTNFKKGDKVLISCVCACGKCYYCKKGIYAHCEDEGGWIFGHLIDGTQAEYLRVPHADNTLYHTPSDLSDEALVMLSDILPTAYEIGVLKGKVEPGCTVAIVGSGPIGLASLLTAQFYSPSKIIMVDIDENRLDTAMAFGATDKVNSADAEKAVQAIFDLTDGRGVDVAIEAVGIPASFDLCQKVIAIDGTIANCGVHGKPVEFELDRLWIRNINVTTGLVSTNTTPQLLKALESHKIEPEKLVTHYFKLSEIEEAFKVFGQAADHHAIKVIIENDLSPVQ from the coding sequence ATGAAAGCTTATACTTATGTTAAGCCGGGACTTGCCCAGTTTGTAGATGTTGATAAACCTGTCGTACGCAAGCCAACAGACGCTATTGTCCGTATGGTTAAGACTACTATCTGCGGGACTGATCTTCATATTATTAAAGGAGACGTACCTGCTTGCAAGAGCGGTACTATTCTGGGACATGAAGGCATCGGTATTGTTGAAGAAGTTGGTGACAGTGTAACCAATTTCAAGAAGGGCGATAAGGTTCTGATTTCCTGTGTTTGTGCCTGTGGCAAGTGCTACTATTGCAAGAAGGGCATTTACGCCCATTGTGAAGATGAAGGTGGATGGATTTTCGGGCATTTGATTGACGGAACTCAAGCTGAGTATCTGCGTGTGCCCCATGCGGATAATACTCTCTATCATACACCGTCTGATTTATCCGATGAAGCCTTAGTCATGCTGTCAGACATCTTGCCAACAGCTTATGAAATAGGAGTTTTAAAAGGCAAAGTAGAGCCTGGATGTACAGTAGCTATCGTTGGCTCTGGGCCAATTGGTCTCGCGTCTCTGCTGACAGCTCAGTTTTATTCTCCGTCAAAGATTATCATGGTTGACATCGATGAGAATCGTTTAGATACGGCCATGGCCTTTGGGGCAACAGATAAGGTAAATTCAGCGGATGCTGAAAAAGCTGTGCAGGCTATCTTTGACTTGACAGATGGACGTGGAGTTGATGTAGCCATTGAAGCAGTAGGGATTCCAGCCAGTTTTGATCTTTGTCAGAAAGTTATTGCTATTGATGGAACCATTGCTAACTGTGGAGTTCATGGCAAACCTGTCGAGTTTGAGTTAGACCGGCTCTGGATTCGAAATATCAATGTGACGACGGGGCTGGTATCTACCAATACTACTCCACAGCTGTTAAAGGCTCTGGAAAGTCATAAGATTGAGCCAGAAAAGCTAGTGACTCATTACTTTAAGTTGAGTGAAATTGAAGAAGCTTTCAAGGTCTTTGGCCAAGCTGCTGACCATCATGCTATTAAGGTTATTATAGAAAATGACCTCTCCCCAGTCCAATAA
- a CDS encoding type II secretion system protein has protein sequence MAKLKRLPIKAFTLLESLLVLFVVSFLLLGLSGSVRAGFNQVQEQLFFLEFERLYQETQRLSLAGHEKLSLEISGRQVSNGYQELDFPQTLQEHEQQVIQFDRAGGNSSLSKIIFQTEDRTVVYQLYMGNGKFKKTTSSS, from the coding sequence GTGGCGAAACTCAAGCGGTTGCCAATTAAGGCTTTTACACTGCTGGAAAGTCTACTCGTTCTTTTTGTTGTTAGTTTTCTACTATTAGGCTTATCTGGCTCGGTGAGGGCTGGGTTCAATCAGGTTCAAGAGCAACTCTTCTTTTTAGAATTTGAGAGACTCTATCAGGAGACGCAGAGGCTGAGCTTAGCCGGGCATGAGAAGCTTTCTCTGGAGATTTCAGGACGGCAGGTTTCCAATGGCTATCAAGAGCTGGATTTTCCGCAAACTTTGCAGGAACATGAGCAGCAGGTCATTCAGTTTGACCGGGCTGGCGGGAACTCATCGCTCAGCAAGATTATTTTTCAGACGGAGGACAGGACAGTTGTTTACCAGCTTTATATGGGCAATGGCAAGTTTAAAAAGACGACATCTTCAAGCTAG
- a CDS encoding type II secretion system F family protein: MLSKGRPKKLSTPKQKKIIELFHNLFSSGFHLAEIVDFLRRSALLEEAYVAEMRGGLSAGQSFSEIVSRLGFSDSVVTQLSLSELHGNLTLSLGKIEAYLENLSKVKKKLIEVGTYPLMLLGFLVLIMVGLRNYLLPQLDSQNLATRLINHLPQIFLWSSLALAVLVSVALFYYRKSSKIRFFSKLAALPFIGHLVQAYLTAYYAREWGNMIGQGLELSQIFAIMQEQPSQLFQEIGADMAVALQGGQGYADKVASYPFFKKELSLMIEYGEVKSKLGSELEVYAEKTWEEFFLRINRAMNFIQPLVFIFVALVIVLLYAAMLLPIYQNMEVHL; the protein is encoded by the coding sequence GTGCTGAGCAAAGGCAGACCGAAAAAATTGTCTACGCCTAAGCAGAAAAAGATTATTGAGCTCTTTCATAATCTCTTCAGCAGCGGTTTTCACCTAGCAGAGATTGTAGACTTTCTGAGGCGAAGTGCCTTGCTGGAGGAGGCTTATGTGGCAGAAATGCGGGGAGGCTTGTCAGCTGGTCAGTCTTTTTCAGAGATTGTCAGTCGACTGGGATTTTCCGACAGCGTGGTAACCCAGCTGTCCTTATCCGAGCTGCATGGCAATCTGACTCTAAGTCTGGGCAAAATTGAGGCCTATCTGGAAAATCTATCCAAGGTTAAGAAAAAATTGATAGAGGTAGGAACCTATCCTCTCATGCTGCTGGGCTTTTTGGTCCTTATCATGGTGGGATTGCGCAACTATCTTCTGCCTCAATTGGACAGCCAGAATCTAGCTACTCGGCTGATTAATCACCTGCCTCAGATCTTTTTGTGGAGCAGCCTTGCTTTAGCTGTCTTGGTTTCAGTGGCTCTCTTTTACTATCGAAAGTCATCCAAGATTCGTTTTTTCAGCAAACTAGCAGCTCTGCCTTTTATTGGACATTTGGTACAGGCTTACTTGACCGCTTATTATGCTCGTGAATGGGGAAATATGATTGGTCAGGGCTTGGAACTGAGTCAGATTTTTGCGATTATGCAGGAGCAGCCTTCCCAGCTCTTTCAGGAAATTGGAGCAGATATGGCTGTTGCTTTGCAAGGAGGTCAAGGCTATGCGGACAAGGTGGCAAGCTACCCTTTCTTTAAGAAAGAATTGTCCTTGATGATCGAGTACGGTGAGGTCAAATCCAAGCTAGGTAGTGAGCTGGAAGTCTATGCTGAAAAGACTTGGGAGGAATTTTTCCTACGTATCAACCGAGCCATGAATTTCATTCAGCCCCTAGTATTTATTTTTGTTGCCTTAGTGATTGTTTTACTTTATGCGGCAATGCTCTTGCCCATTTATCAGAATATGGAGGTTCATTTGTAA
- a CDS encoding endoglucanase, translating into MGSTPNIKKKIYSQWSKEYVVTKDKLSYIRTTNSKTEDVVLSEAQGYGMVIAVDAAKQGDASSADFEKLYQYYLAHRLKDTQLMSWKQTIKDGKSNHEDENNATDGDLYIAYALIQAAKQWPDKAKEYQEQAQAILKDVLAYNYNESNGVLTVGNWANAESKFYNLMRTSDTLPQQFQAFYELTKDKQWLTIRDNMLSKLEAISADNKTGLLPDFIWVDGDKVRAAEPDTVESANDGYYSYNACRLPYNLAQSKDEKSQKMLKKMLNFFLNQEKIYTGYNLKGKALNSNQAGSFTAPVFYAANNNIEFRKLVQQNKYLFIQGLPSDNYYDAAVTTMVALETL; encoded by the coding sequence ATGGGCAGTACTCCTAATATCAAAAAGAAGATATACAGCCAATGGTCTAAAGAATATGTCGTAACCAAGGACAAATTGTCTTATATCAGGACGACAAACAGTAAGACTGAAGATGTTGTGCTGTCTGAGGCTCAGGGATATGGCATGGTGATTGCTGTGGATGCAGCTAAGCAAGGTGATGCCAGTTCGGCTGATTTTGAAAAGCTCTACCAATATTATCTAGCTCATCGTCTGAAAGATACCCAACTCATGTCTTGGAAACAGACGATTAAGGACGGAAAGAGCAATCATGAAGACGAAAACAATGCTACAGACGGCGATCTCTACATTGCCTATGCTTTGATTCAGGCGGCTAAACAGTGGCCGGACAAGGCTAAAGAATACCAAGAACAGGCTCAGGCTATTCTGAAAGATGTCTTGGCTTATAACTATAATGAAAGCAATGGTGTTTTGACAGTTGGGAACTGGGCAAATGCAGAATCGAAATTTTATAATCTCATGCGGACTTCTGATACATTGCCGCAGCAGTTCCAAGCTTTCTATGAGTTGACCAAAGATAAGCAGTGGCTGACAATCCGAGATAACATGCTCAGCAAACTTGAAGCAATTAGCGCTGATAACAAGACTGGTTTGTTACCAGACTTTATCTGGGTTGACGGTGACAAAGTTCGGGCTGCTGAGCCTGATACAGTAGAATCTGCTAATGATGGTTATTATTCGTATAATGCTTGCCGCCTCCCTTACAACCTGGCTCAAAGCAAGGATGAAAAAAGTCAAAAAATGCTGAAGAAGATGTTGAACTTCTTCCTCAATCAAGAAAAGATTTATACGGGCTACAACCTGAAAGGCAAGGCTCTCAATAGCAATCAGGCTGGCAGCTTTACCGCTCCAGTATTCTATGCGGCTAATAACAATATAGAATTCCGCAAATTAGTACAGCAGAATAAATATCTCTTCATCCAAGGCTTGCCGTCAGATAATTACTATGACGCGGCTGTGACAACGATGGTTGCTTTAGAAACTTTATAA
- a CDS encoding type II/IV secretion system protein: MVQEIAKEMIRQARQEGAQDIYLIPKTTCYELYMRIGDERRFIKTYDFELLSAVISHFKFVAGMNVGEKRRSQLGSCDYDCEEAKVSIRLSTVGDYRGFESLVIRLLHDEDRELRFWFEQLPELRKKIQARGLYLFSGPVGSGKTTLMYHLAQLKFSGQQVMSIEDPVEIKQEAMLQLQLNETIGMTYDSLIKLSLRHRPDLLIIGEIRDRETARAVVRASLTGATVFSTIHAKSVRGVYERLLELGVSEDELKMVLQGVCYQRLIGGGGVVDFVSQNYQEHEAAVWNQQIDQLFAEGHISAEQRQTEKIVYA, encoded by the coding sequence ATGGTTCAAGAAATTGCAAAAGAAATGATCAGGCAGGCTCGGCAAGAAGGGGCGCAGGATATTTACCTCATTCCTAAGACTACTTGCTATGAGCTTTATATGAGAATTGGTGATGAACGTCGCTTTATCAAGACTTATGATTTTGAGCTTCTGTCAGCCGTTATCAGCCACTTTAAGTTTGTCGCAGGTATGAATGTTGGAGAGAAGCGCCGCAGTCAACTTGGGTCTTGCGATTATGATTGTGAGGAAGCCAAGGTTTCAATCCGGCTGTCGACAGTTGGTGATTATCGTGGTTTTGAAAGTCTGGTTATCCGGCTCCTGCATGATGAAGACAGGGAGCTGCGCTTTTGGTTTGAGCAATTGCCGGAGCTGCGCAAGAAAATTCAGGCTCGCGGCCTCTATCTATTCTCAGGCCCAGTCGGCAGTGGCAAGACGACCTTGATGTACCATTTGGCTCAGCTTAAATTTTCTGGTCAGCAGGTTATGTCGATTGAAGATCCGGTTGAGATTAAGCAAGAGGCTATGCTGCAGCTGCAGCTGAACGAAACCATTGGCATGACTTATGATAGTCTGATTAAGCTGTCTCTGCGACATCGGCCGGATCTCTTGATTATTGGGGAAATCCGTGATCGAGAGACAGCTAGAGCAGTGGTTCGGGCAAGTTTGACTGGAGCTACGGTCTTTTCAACGATTCATGCTAAGAGTGTTCGAGGTGTCTATGAGCGGCTTTTGGAATTGGGTGTTAGCGAGGATGAGCTAAAAATGGTGCTGCAAGGTGTGTGTTACCAGCGTTTAATTGGGGGAGGAGGTGTCGTTGATTTTGTCAGTCAAAACTATCAAGAGCACGAAGCCGCAGTCTGGAATCAGCAGATTGATCAGCTTTTTGCAGAAGGACATATCAGTGCTGAGCAAAGGCAGACCGAAAAAATTGTCTACGCCTAA
- a CDS encoding glycosyltransferase: MISQLIMIIALFSIWMSLAWALVILCSSVHFWMKRSDFNVDTSPLEHYPMVTVVVPAHNEDVVIAQTTKAILDLDYPHDRVEVLLFADNCSDDTYQEMLKVQAMPEYAGRNVTITDRTGTGGKAGVLNDALKMAKGEYICVYDADAMPEKNALYFLVKKVLEDPERHVASFGRNKTRNANQNFLTRCINQEIVVTQRVYHVGMWHLFKIGRIPGTNFLINTEFVKSIGGWKNGALTEDTEISFKIMQSGKLIALAYNSEAFQQEPETLKSYYLQRKRWAKGNYEVVIDNFKHLFSGGNWRVKLEVFNYSCIFFWFNLAIVLSNLVFFANVAAMITQLFIPNVRIPFAFDAQNIYIVQLMLFNWLLMILLYLLQINIALASQFGQATTKQIWLALVSYFTYSQLFIVVSLDAVGSVILDKILKRKETKWVKTKRFAG; the protein is encoded by the coding sequence ATGATTAGTCAGCTTATTATGATTATCGCCCTGTTCTCCATCTGGATGTCTCTGGCTTGGGCTTTGGTTATTCTATGCTCTTCCGTGCATTTCTGGATGAAGCGCAGTGACTTCAATGTGGATACCAGTCCCTTGGAGCATTATCCTATGGTTACGGTCGTTGTCCCAGCCCACAATGAAGATGTGGTTATCGCTCAGACGACCAAGGCCATTCTGGACTTGGATTATCCTCATGACCGAGTGGAAGTTCTGCTCTTTGCGGACAATTGCTCGGATGATACCTATCAGGAAATGCTGAAAGTACAGGCTATGCCTGAGTATGCTGGACGCAATGTTACAATTACAGACCGTACAGGTACGGGAGGTAAGGCAGGGGTGCTGAATGATGCCCTGAAGATGGCTAAGGGCGAATATATCTGTGTCTACGATGCGGATGCTATGCCTGAAAAGAATGCCCTCTACTTCCTAGTCAAGAAAGTCTTAGAAGATCCAGAACGTCACGTTGCTTCTTTCGGACGCAATAAGACCCGTAATGCCAACCAGAACTTCCTGACACGCTGTATCAACCAAGAAATCGTTGTAACTCAGCGTGTTTACCACGTAGGTATGTGGCATCTCTTCAAGATTGGACGGATTCCAGGTACAAACTTCTTGATTAACACTGAGTTTGTTAAGAGTATTGGTGGTTGGAAAAACGGTGCCTTGACAGAGGACACGGAAATTTCCTTTAAGATTATGCAGAGCGGCAAGCTAATTGCCTTGGCTTATAACTCTGAGGCTTTCCAGCAAGAACCTGAGACCCTCAAGTCCTACTACTTGCAGCGTAAGCGCTGGGCCAAGGGGAATTACGAGGTGGTTATTGACAACTTCAAGCATCTCTTTAGCGGCGGTAATTGGCGAGTGAAACTGGAAGTATTTAATTATTCTTGTATCTTCTTCTGGTTCAATCTGGCGATTGTCCTATCTAACTTGGTTTTCTTTGCCAATGTAGCGGCGATGATTACCCAGCTCTTTATACCGAATGTGCGGATTCCTTTCGCTTTTGATGCTCAGAATATCTATATCGTCCAGCTGATGCTCTTTAACTGGCTTCTGATGATTTTGCTTTATCTTTTGCAGATCAATATTGCCCTGGCTTCTCAGTTTGGACAGGCGACTACCAAACAGATTTGGCTGGCCCTTGTGTCCTATTTTACTTACTCTCAGCTCTTTATCGTGGTCTCTTTAGATGCAGTAGGATCTGTTATCTTGGACAAGATTTTGAAGCGGAAAGAAACCAAGTGGGTTAAAACAAAACGATTTGCAGGTTAG
- a CDS encoding acetate kinase, giving the protein MSKTISINAGSSSLKWQLYLMPEEKVLAKGLLERIGLKDSISTVKFDGRSEKQVIDIEDHTQAVKILLDDLKRFNIIESYDEITGVGHRVVAGGEYFKDSALVDEEVIQKVEELSLLAPLHNPANAAGIRAFREILPDITSVVVFDTSFHTTMPEKAYRYPIPTKYYTENKVRKYGAHGTSHEYVAKEAAKVLGRPIEELKLITCHIGNGASITAVDKGVSVDTSMGFTPLGGVMMGTRTGDIDPAIIPYLMQYTDDFNTPEDISRVLNRESGLLGVSEKSSDMRDIHEAMRAGDAKAQLANDIFVDRIQKYIGQYLAVLNGADAIIFTAGIGENSVTIRRLVVEGISWFGCDVDPEKNVHGAEGVISSPDAKIKVLVIPTDEELVIARDVERFKNQ; this is encoded by the coding sequence ATGTCGAAAACAATTTCTATTAATGCAGGAAGCTCAAGCTTAAAATGGCAACTCTATTTGATGCCAGAAGAAAAGGTCTTGGCTAAGGGCTTGCTGGAACGGATTGGTCTCAAGGATTCTATTTCAACAGTGAAGTTTGACGGTCGGTCAGAGAAGCAGGTTATTGATATTGAAGATCACACGCAGGCCGTAAAAATTTTGCTGGATGATTTGAAACGCTTTAATATCATTGAATCTTATGATGAGATTACCGGTGTGGGCCATCGTGTTGTGGCTGGCGGTGAATACTTTAAGGATTCAGCGCTCGTTGATGAAGAAGTGATTCAAAAGGTAGAGGAGTTGTCTCTTCTGGCTCCATTGCATAATCCAGCCAATGCTGCAGGCATCCGTGCTTTTAGAGAAATTTTGCCAGACATCACCAGTGTGGTAGTCTTTGACACCTCTTTCCATACAACTATGCCGGAAAAGGCTTATCGCTATCCGATTCCGACTAAATATTACACTGAAAACAAGGTTCGCAAGTACGGGGCTCATGGTACTAGCCATGAGTATGTAGCCAAGGAAGCTGCGAAAGTTTTGGGACGTCCGATTGAAGAACTCAAGCTTATCACTTGCCATATCGGTAACGGAGCTTCCATCACAGCAGTTGACAAGGGCGTTTCTGTAGATACTTCTATGGGATTCACACCACTTGGCGGTGTCATGATGGGAACGCGTACAGGGGATATTGATCCAGCTATTATTCCTTACTTGATGCAATACACGGATGACTTTAATACTCCAGAAGATATTAGTCGCGTCTTGAACCGTGAATCTGGCTTGCTAGGCGTTTCTGAGAAGTCTAGTGATATGCGCGATATTCATGAAGCGATGCGGGCAGGTGATGCCAAGGCTCAATTAGCTAACGACATTTTTGTAGACCGGATTCAGAAATATATTGGTCAGTATCTTGCTGTCTTAAATGGAGCTGATGCTATCATCTTTACCGCAGGAATCGGTGAAAATTCTGTGACCATTCGTAGATTGGTTGTTGAAGGTATCTCATGGTTTGGCTGTGACGTGGATCCAGAAAAGAATGTGCATGGTGCAGAAGGGGTGATTTCCAGTCCTGATGCCAAGATTAAAGTCTTGGTTATCCCGACTGACGAAGAGTTGGTCATTGCGCGTGATGTTGAGCGTTTCAAAAATCAATAA
- a CDS encoding class I SAM-dependent methyltransferase gives MNFEKIEQAYTLILENVQNIQNALATNFYDALIEQNGIYLDGDTDLQEVLTNDEKIRALHLNKEEWRRAYQFILMKAAQTEPMQVNHQFTPDTIGFLITFLLDQLAHGEEADVLEIGSGTGNLAETILNHTQKKIDYLGLELDDLLIDLSASIAEVMNSKAHFAQGDAVRPQVLKESDIIISDLPVGYYPDDSIASRYEVASPDEHTYAHHLLMEQSLKYLKPGGYAIFLAPNDLLTSAQAPLLKKWLLAKAQFIAMITLPESIFSSSKHAKTLFVLRKQEANNVQPFIYPLRNLQDHDEMFKFRQSFQNWYKDSEIQTKF, from the coding sequence ATGAATTTTGAAAAGATAGAACAAGCTTATACTCTGATTCTCGAAAACGTCCAGAATATTCAAAACGCTCTGGCGACCAATTTTTACGATGCTCTGATTGAGCAGAACGGTATTTACCTAGATGGAGATACGGACTTACAAGAAGTTCTGACTAACGATGAAAAAATCCGCGCTCTGCATTTGAACAAGGAAGAGTGGCGGAGAGCCTATCAGTTTATCCTGATGAAGGCTGCCCAGACGGAGCCCATGCAGGTCAACCACCAGTTCACACCTGATACAATTGGTTTTCTGATTACTTTCTTATTGGACCAGCTAGCTCACGGAGAGGAAGCTGATGTATTAGAAATCGGCAGTGGGACTGGGAATTTGGCTGAGACTATTCTCAATCATACCCAGAAGAAAATAGACTACCTAGGTTTGGAGCTAGATGATTTATTAATTGACCTTTCTGCCAGCATTGCAGAGGTTATGAACTCTAAGGCTCACTTCGCTCAGGGGGATGCGGTTCGGCCTCAGGTTCTGAAAGAGAGTGATATCATTATCAGTGATTTACCGGTCGGTTATTATCCGGACGACAGTATCGCCTCCCGCTATGAAGTGGCTAGTCCGGATGAGCACACTTATGCTCATCATCTTCTAATGGAGCAGTCGCTCAAATATCTGAAGCCGGGAGGCTATGCTATATTTCTGGCGCCGAATGACCTCTTGACCAGCGCTCAGGCTCCTCTGCTGAAAAAATGGCTCTTAGCCAAGGCTCAGTTTATTGCGATGATAACCTTGCCAGAGTCTATTTTCTCAAGCAGCAAGCATGCCAAGACTCTATTTGTCCTTAGGAAGCAAGAAGCGAATAACGTTCAGCCTTTTATCTATCCTCTGCGGAATTTGCAGGATCATGATGAGATGTTTAAATTCCGTCAAAGTTTTCAAAACTGGTACAAAGATAGTGAAATTCAAACAAAATTTTGA